DNA sequence from the Sinomonas terrae genome:
GGCGCGACCGAGTTCGAGAACAGATACGGCCGGGCCTTTTGGCGCAGCGTTGCGACGATCTCCGCCCTGCCCGACACGTAGCCGCCAGACGCGCCGCCGAGTGCCTTGCCGAACGTGCCCGTGTAGATGTCGATGCGATCGGAGACGCCCGCGTGCTCCGGGGTTCCCGCCCCGGTCTCGCCCATGAACCCCACGGCGTGGGAATCGTCCACCATGACCATCGCACCGTACCGCTCGGCGAGGTCGCAGATCTCGGCCAGGGGCGCGAGGTAGCCGTCCATCGAGAACACGCCGTCGGTGACGATCAGGGTGCGCCGGGCGCCCACGCCGTCGTTCAACGTCGTGGCCTCCCGCAGGCGCGCCTCGAGCTCGCCCATGTCCCGGTTCGCATATCGGAGCCGTACCGCCTTGCTGAGGCGAATGCCATCGATGATCGAGGCGTGGTTGAGGGCGTCGGAGATGACGGCGTCCTCCGCGCCGAGGAGCGCCTCGAAGACTCCGCCGTTGGCGTCGAAGCAGCTTGAGAAGAGGATCGTGTCCTCGGTTCCGAGGAATTCGGAGACCCGGCGCTCGAGTTCGAGGTGGGCGTCCTGGGTCCCGCAGATGAAACGCACGGACGCCATGCCGAAACCGCGCTCGTCGAGCGCCTTCTTCGCGGCCTCGATCAGGTCGGGGTGATCGGCGAGGCCGAGGTAGTTGTTGGCGCAGAAGTTGAGGACCTCTCCCGCCGAAGCGCCGAGTGGGCCGGCCTGGATGTGGGCCGACTGCGGCGAATCGATGTGCCGCTCCTCCTTGAACGTCCCGGCCGAGCGAATTTCGGCGAGCTCCGCCGCGAGCTGTTCCTTGACTCCTGCGAACATGTTCTGCTTCTTCCTCTCCCGCTTCGCCTAAACGCCCGACCAGTCCAACACCACTTTGCCGCCGCTGCCAGAGCGGGCGATGTCGAAGCCTTCCTCCCAGCGCGCCGCCGGCAGGACGTCCGTGACGACGGCGGCCACATTGCGGTGCAGGACCGGATTCGACGAGAGCATCGCGCTCATCGCGTACCAGGTCTCGAACATCTCGCGGCCGTAGATGCCCTTGAGCGTGAGCATGTGGGTCACGACCTTGCCCCAGTCGATCTCCGCTGCCTGGGCGGGAAGGCCGAGCAGGGCGATGCGGCCGCCGTGGTTCATGTTCTCGATCATGCCCTGCAGGGCCGCTGGCCGACCGGACATCTCGAAGCCCACGTCGAAGCCTTCGACCAGGCCGAGCTCTTGCTGGGCTTGGCGCAGGCTCATATTCGAGACATCGACAGCCAAGTCCGCACCCATATCTCGCGCGAGCGCGAGCCGCCGCTGCGACACATCGGTGATCGCGATCTTGCGGGCGCCCGCGTGCCTTGCGATCGAGATGGCCATGAGCCCGATCGGACCCGCGCCCGTAATGAGCACATCCTCCCCGACGAGCGGGAAGCTCAGCGCCGTGTGCGTCGCGTTGCCGAACGGGTCGAAGATCGCGCCGAGCTCGGGCGTGATCGTGGGGTCGTGGTGAACCCAGACATTCGTTTCGGGAATGACGACGTACTCGGCGAAGGCCCCATCCCGCTGAACTCCGACACTCGAAACGTGAATGCACATCTGCCTGCGTCCAGCCCGGCAGTTCCGGCACACCCCGCAGACGATATGCCCCTCGCCGGACACACGGTCGCCGGGCCGTACGTCGCGAACGTCCTCCCCGATCTCGACGACTTCTCCATAGAACTCGTGCCCGGGGATGAGCGGGGCGCTGCTCATCGACTGCGCGGTCTCATCCCACGCCTGCAAGTGGAGGTCGGTCCCACAGATACCCGTCGACAGCACGCGAATCTTGACCTCGGCAGGACCGGTCTTGGGCTCGGGCCGGTCGACGAACTCGAATCCCGCGCGCGGATGGGCCTTGAACAGGGCTTTCATGAGGCAATTCAAGGGCAGGTGAAAGCTTAGAACAACAGCTGGTGTCTCAAGCGACGGTGTAGGAAAGCTTCACCTAATCCCCCGCGCCGTTGCCGCGGGCTCAACTTGTCTGCCTACCCTCGGGCCATGTTCTCCACACGGAGGTTCTTATGCCGTTCGTGGGGACTCGCTTCATCGCCGACCTTGCCGCCCGGCTCACTACTCTTCTGAGGATCACTTTGCTCGCCAAATTCACCTTCCCAGCACTCATGCTGATCGGCGCTCTCCTTTTGACCAGCGTTGTCCTCGCCGCCACTGTCGGCGCGGCGACCGGGTTTTCCTGGACTGCTGTGAGCTTTACAGCGCTGATCCTGGCGGTCCTCGCGATAACCGCTCGGTCCTCGCCCACAAAAGCCGCTCGGAAGATTGGCGTGGGCTTCTTCCTCGCGGGCCTCGGCGGCGCGCTTTTCCTCTCGAGCAGTGGGCTCCCGCTGCCAGCGTCTCTTCCGACGTGGGGTTGGACGGTCCTCGCTATTGGGATGGCGACGATCGGCCTCGTCGAAGATGCCGACACGGCCCAATCGACTCCAAAGAACCGACTCTGATGCGGCCAAGTCTCGCTGCCGCAATCGTTTTTGAGGGAGTTCGCTTTCTCGCTGCCGCCGGCTGGTCAATTTCCCTTCGTGCGCTCGGGTGGCTGGCTATCGTCACAGCTGCAGCCATTGCTCTACTGACATTTGCGGCAGGACTCGCCGTGTTCCGACTACTGTGCGTCCTTGAAGCCGAAGGCGCTGTATCGCTCAACGGCAGGGCGGATCGCTGGTGACCTTGACGGCGGTTGTCGTCGTGATCTACCTCGCGGGCACCGTCTGTTTGCGGGAAATGTTCGGCCCGCGTCGGCTGGCGGTCCAAGGCAACCCGAACCGAAGGCTTTTCCGTGCTCTGGATGTAGAAATGCGCCACGTCTTCCTCGCCACTTGCGGCCCACGGGGAACGGTCGTCTTTCTCACCTCCGCTTCTCTCACAACCAGTGCCCTCGCTGCCCTTGCGATATCGGGTCTGACGATGCCAGCCTTCGTTCTACTGCTCGCTACCACTCCGTTTGCCGCCACGGCAGCCGTTCTCGGCATCGGAGGCTGGCTTGCCGCCCACGAAGCACGGCCACTCAGGGTCGCGCACCGGGTGGCAGCCGTCATGCTCGGCAGCATTGTGCTCGGAGTACCGGCATACGTAGGCACGCGCCTGCTGTCTGGGGGCCTTGAGCCGTTGCGGTGGAGGCTGCCCACGCCGTGGGAACCAGTTGCTGCGGCAGGAGTCATAGCCACGGCGCTCGGTGGCGCCTGCCTGCTCGCCCTGTCGTGGACGCGCATGACCCGCGACTCGTTCCCACTCCACTCAAGCCGGAATATCCACCACCGCCGCCCGCAAGCGGGCAACGTGACAACCGCTCTCTGGCTGAACCTCTTGAACTCCCGACACCACTACGCGATTGCGAGCACCGTCTCTGCCGTGACAATTGCTGCGAGCATCGCTGCCGCAGTTCGACTCGGTGGATTCCATGCCGAGAAAGCAGGACCCCTCGGCTCCATCGGGTCAGTGCTTCCATGGATGACGTTCGTTGTGACCCTGACGGTTGCCGAGTTGCTCTCGAAGGACAACGGGCTTGTCGTCCTTGTGCCGAGGCTTCGCGTCCTCTGGGAGAACGGCAGCAGTATCCAAAGTCTCATATCGGGCGTCTTGGGCACCCAGCTCGGCTTCACTCTTGCCGTGCTCACACCTGGATTCGCGCTCCTAGGATGGGCAGCCACGGGCATCCCCTTCTGGGCCGCACCGTCGGTCATCGCGGCGGCCGCATCTGCGACTCTTCTCGGCAGCAGCGTGAGCACGGCGGTCGTCAAGCAGGCTGACGGTTCAGCCGATGCGTCACTCGCTGCCGCCCTCCTCGCTCTCCTTGCCGCAGCCCCCGCTTCGCTACTTGCGCTGCTGCCGGGCGTATTCGGTCTGGCCGCAAGCTCCCTCTACACCGTCATCCTCCTAGGAGTCGTAGCCCTGTGCCTACATCAACGGATCATTCGCCTGCCCTCACCTTCGAGGGCGTGACAGCCGGCTACATCCGCGGGTCACGCATTTTTGACGACGCGAGCCTTTCGATCAGCGGTCCCGGATTGTTTCATCTCCGGGGACGGAACGGCTCCGGCAAGTCCACCTTCGCCGAACTTGCGAGCGGCTATCTGCGGCCGTGGGCGGGCCAAGTCCTGGTGAATGGGATCAACGCGACCAACCGGGACGCGCGAGAAGCGCGACGCGTGTGCCGCGCCGAGCCAGCGCTCTTCCCCGCGATGACGGTCCACGACCACATCGCTCTCACAGCGACCGCACGGGGCATCAGCCCCGAGCCTGCCCTCGACCGGGCCGTGATGCTCGGCCTTGAGCCTTGGCTCGCGGAGAACGCCGGAAGCCTCTCGACCGGGACAGCCAAGAAGCTCTGGTATCTCATGAATACGCTCGGAGATTTCGACCTTGCGGTCCTCGACGAGCCTTTCAATGGAGTCGACACCGAAAGCGTTGCCGTCATGGCCAAGGAAATGACGGAATGGGCGAAGACGGCGTGCGTTGTCCTGATCGCCCATGCGCTACAGGCCGAGCTCGAACCTGATCGGGTCATCGAGATTTCCGAGCTCACGTCCTGAGAGATTAGGCTGGTCTCGGGGATTTCTGATAACCCGTTAGCATTCCTTCATGGACGTCCGGCAACTACAGATCCTCCGCGAGCTCGGTGAGCTCGGCAGCGTCAAGGCCGTGGCGGAGGAGCTGCTCGTCACGCCGTCGGCGGTATCACAGCAGCTGACGCTGCTGACCCGCAGCGCCGGGGTCCCGCTCACTCGCAAGGAGGGCCGCACGCTCGTCCTCACCGATGCCGGCAGGGTCCTCGCGGGGGCGGGCGGCGCCGTCGTCCGCGCGATGGCGGACGCGCGCGCCGCCATCGGCGCCTATCACGAAGACCCCGCTGGGACAGTCTCAGTAAGCGCGTTCCACTCGGCAGGGCAGGCCCTCTTCGGTCGGCTTTCCGCGAAGCTCTCAGCGGTAGCGGACGACGGCGCCGCCTCCCCGCGCCTGCGCCTCGCCGACGAGGACGTCCCCCAGCACGGCTTTCCGGCGCTCACGGGTCGCTACGATCTGGTCCTCGCCCATCGTATGGCCCATAGCGAGGACTGGCCCGTGGAGAGGCTTGTCGTTGTATCGCTGGCCAAAGAGCCGTTCGACGTCGCCCTGCCGGATGGGCACCCGCTGGCGGCGCGCGCCTCGCTTCGGCCGGACGACGTCGCGGGCGAGCCGTGGGTGTCGAGCCGTGCTGGCTACTCCCCCGCGGACGTGCTCGCGGCGATCGGCGCCGTCGCGAGCCGGGCGCCCGAGATCGCGCACCGGATCAACGACTACTCCTCGGTCGCCTCCGTTGTAGCAGGCGGAGGCGTGCTAGGGCTGCTCCCGCGGTACACCGCCGCGCTCGGGCGGCCGCCCGGCGTCGTCCTCCGCCCGCTCGAGGGGATTGCAACGCGCCGGAGCATAGATCTGCTCATTCGGCCGGAAAATGCGAGACGACGTTCAGTGCAGATCGTCGCGGACGTGCTCCGAGAGCTAGTCAGTGAGCTTATCGCTGAGGCGGAAGAGCGTGCTGCGCCGACTTCCGCTGAGGCGCGATGAACACCAGCGCCGGATAGGTCACGAGCGCGAGCGCTATGTGCATGAGGACCAGGATGCCAACGGCGTCCGCGGGCTGCCCCTTGTAGAGGATCCACGCATCGGGGGCGAGGCCGCCCAGCGTGACGAGGACCGTGAGCACGAGGAACGGCTTCCAGGCGCGGGTGGAGAACCACGTCACGATGGGCCAGGCCACGCAGGCGATGACGACCCCGATGACAGTGAGCTTGGTGTAGTCCATGAAGCGGAAGTGCTCATAACCCGCCGTCGCCGGGAACATCGCGACGCCAAGTGCAGCGAGGGCCGCACAGGCCGCAACGGAGCCGACAACCGCGACGATGGTCGCCACGATCCACCGCACGGCCGACGGCTGGTGGCCCCCGCCCGGGAAGTCGAGGCCGAGAACGCGTGCGGCCGCGGTTTCGGGACGGGTGGAAGTCTGTACAGGCATGGAGGTCCTTCAGCTCGCCTTGACGATGACGCCTCCCAGCGTAGGGACCGCGATCTAAGAAGGCGCTAAGAACTCCGGCAGCCAGATCAGTCCTTCTGAAGGCTCAGTCCTCCCGAAGGCTCAGTCCTCGAAGAGGCAGAACGGGTGACCGGCGGGGTCGAAGAAGACGAGCACGTCGTCCTGCGGTTGGTGGCCAGCGCGCTTGGCCCCGCATTCCGTCGCGTGGGCGGCTGCCTTCGCGAGGTCATCGACCTTGAGATCGAGGTGCATCATCATCTGCTGCCGCCCGGATTCCTCGGGCCACACAGGCCGCTCGAAATTCTCCTCGAGCTGGAACGAGAGCTTCGGACCGCCCGCGG
Encoded proteins:
- a CDS encoding glycine C-acetyltransferase translates to MFAGVKEQLAAELAEIRSAGTFKEERHIDSPQSAHIQAGPLGASAGEVLNFCANNYLGLADHPDLIEAAKKALDERGFGMASVRFICGTQDAHLELERRVSEFLGTEDTILFSSCFDANGGVFEALLGAEDAVISDALNHASIIDGIRLSKAVRLRYANRDMGELEARLREATTLNDGVGARRTLIVTDGVFSMDGYLAPLAEICDLAERYGAMVMVDDSHAVGFMGETGAGTPEHAGVSDRIDIYTGTFGKALGGASGGYVSGRAEIVATLRQKARPYLFSNSVAPMIVAATMRALDLVAGSRELRGKLFENAALFRRRMTEEGFELLAGEHAIVPVMFGEAALAGRIAAEMLAHGVYVTAFSYPVVPKGKARIRVQLSAAHTADDVETAVSAFVAARSAVAEREEPLRH
- the tdh gene encoding L-threonine 3-dehydrogenase → MKALFKAHPRAGFEFVDRPEPKTGPAEVKIRVLSTGICGTDLHLQAWDETAQSMSSAPLIPGHEFYGEVVEIGEDVRDVRPGDRVSGEGHIVCGVCRNCRAGRRQMCIHVSSVGVQRDGAFAEYVVIPETNVWVHHDPTITPELGAIFDPFGNATHTALSFPLVGEDVLITGAGPIGLMAISIARHAGARKIAITDVSQRRLALARDMGADLAVDVSNMSLRQAQQELGLVEGFDVGFEMSGRPAALQGMIENMNHGGRIALLGLPAQAAEIDWGKVVTHMLTLKGIYGREMFETWYAMSAMLSSNPVLHRNVAAVVTDVLPAARWEEGFDIARSGSGGKVVLDWSGV
- a CDS encoding ABC transporter ATP-binding protein, whose translation is MTAGYIRGSRIFDDASLSISGPGLFHLRGRNGSGKSTFAELASGYLRPWAGQVLVNGINATNRDAREARRVCRAEPALFPAMTVHDHIALTATARGISPEPALDRAVMLGLEPWLAENAGSLSTGTAKKLWYLMNTLGDFDLAVLDEPFNGVDTESVAVMAKEMTEWAKTACVVLIAHALQAELEPDRVIEISELTS
- a CDS encoding LysR family transcriptional regulator gives rise to the protein MDVRQLQILRELGELGSVKAVAEELLVTPSAVSQQLTLLTRSAGVPLTRKEGRTLVLTDAGRVLAGAGGAVVRAMADARAAIGAYHEDPAGTVSVSAFHSAGQALFGRLSAKLSAVADDGAASPRLRLADEDVPQHGFPALTGRYDLVLAHRMAHSEDWPVERLVVVSLAKEPFDVALPDGHPLAARASLRPDDVAGEPWVSSRAGYSPADVLAAIGAVASRAPEIAHRINDYSSVASVVAGGGVLGLLPRYTAALGRPPGVVLRPLEGIATRRSIDLLIRPENARRRSVQIVADVLRELVSELIAEAEERAAPTSAEAR
- a CDS encoding VOC family protein, producing the protein MTSPIHLHATVLGAPDPQQLARFYANLLGWELGDDDREWATVVNPAGGPKLSFQLEENFERPVWPEESGRQQMMMHLDLKVDDLAKAAAHATECGAKRAGHQPQDDVLVFFDPAGHPFCLFED